The Achromobacter deleyi region GCTTGAGCGGATCCAGGTCGGCCCAGCGCGAGCCCAGCGAGCGGTAGGCGGCAATCAGCGACTGGACCGATACCTGCTTGCTGGCGACGCTCAGGTCGGGTTCGGCCGAGCGTTGCACGAAGGCATTGGCCTTGGCGCGCTGGGCAAACGATTCGACGATGGGAGCGTGGGCCTGGTCGCGAGTGGATTCCTGGCCGTCGGTTGCGGGAGCGTGCTGCAACTGGTCGAAGTATTCGCGCCAATTGTCAGGAACCGAACCGGGATTGTCGAGGTAGGCTTCGTAAAGCTCCTCAACATAAGGGGCGTTACCCCCAAAGAGATAAGACGTGGATAGAGATTCTATTTCCGAAGACATATCGCTTCACCTTTACGAGTGCTTCACTCGACACGATGCAGGAAAACCTTCCGCGACACGGGCTTCCCGTTAAGCGGATAGCAGGGGCAGAAGGCGCGTACAAGCCTTAAAAGCCGTATGGGATGAGAGTATAACCCTTTGAGTTTACGGTCGTCTTTTTGCTTTTCCGTGACGCAAAAGCCCTTTCGGAATGCTTCCATGCGGCATTGGAATGTCCAGCGAACCCCGTCCATTTCGCCGTCTACACGCCACCAAATTCTGTTAATCCAGAATGCCGCAGCGCGTCATTTTTGGCGCATCGAAATGCGAGTGTTGCGCTTTAGCCTCGTCATACCGGCAGCGCGGTCGTCGACAGGATCTCTTTCAGCACGAAAAAAGTGCGGATCTGGCGTACGCCGGGCAGCTTGATGATCTCGCCCGCATGCAGCTTGTTGTAGCGTTCCAGATCACGTATGCGCAGCATCAGGAAGTAGTCGAATTCACCCGCCACCAGATGGCACTCGAGACAGCCGCTGATGCCGCGCGCCGCCTCTTCGAAGTCGGTGAAGGACTCGGGCGTGGAGCGGTCCAGCACCACCCCCACGATGACCAGCGTGGCCATGTCCACGTCGGCTGGCTCCAGCAAGGCGACCGTCTTCTTGATGATGCCCTCGCTCTTCAATTTCTCGACCCGGCGCAGGCAGGCGGCCGGACTCAGATGAACGCGAGCGCTGAGGTCCAGATTGGTGATCTGCGCGTCCTGCTGCAACACGCGCAGTATCTGGCGATCGATGCGGTCCAGCGTAAAAACGGCGGTCATTTGATGCGTCCCTGAAAATTTAATTTCGCGTTATTTTTTTATTCAAAATAATAAATCCAATCCCTGGTCGATCTAGAACTTTATATTTAATAGATCAAAAAAATACGCAATTGACCATCCTTCCGTGGAATTCCTATGATTTTTCTCGTCCGGGCCGGGTGCCCGGCCTGGCAAAAATCCTTCAGGAGCCCCCATGGATCTGCAACGATTTCCCCGTCATCGCCTGACCTTCGGCGACACCCCGATCGAGAAGCTCGACCGCCTGTCCGCGCACCTGGGCGGCAAGGTCGAGATCTACGCCAAGCGCGAGGACTGCAACAGCGGCCTGGCTTTCGGCGGCAACAAGCTGCGCAAACTGGAATACCTGATCCCGCAGGCGCTGGCGCAAGGCTGCGACACGCTCGTGACCATCGGCGGCATCCAGTCCAACCACACGCGCATGGTGGCGGCGGTGGCGGCCAAGCTGGGGCTGGCCTGCGTGCTGGTTCAGGAAAACTGGGTGGACTATTCGGATGCGGTCTATGACCGGGTCGGCAACATCATGATGAGCCGCCTGATGGGCGCGGACGTGCGGCTGGTGGATCAAGGCTTTGACATCGGCTTTCGCCGCAGCTGGGAAGAGGCGCTGGAAGACGTGAAGCGCCGCGGCGGCAAGCCCTACGCGATCCCGGCCGGTGCGTCGGACCATGAGCTCGGCGGCCTGGGCTATGTGGGTTTCGCCGAGGAGGTGCGGCGCCAGGAGGCCGGGCTGGGATTCAAGTTCGACTACATCGTCGTGTGCGCCGTCACCGGCAGCACGCAGGCGGGCATGGTGGTGGGCTTCGCGGCCGACGGGCGCGCCGACCGCGTCATCGGCATTGATGCCTCCGCCACGCCGGACCAGACCCGCGCCCAGATTCTGCGCATTGCGCGGCGCACCGCCGACCTGGTCGGGCTGGAAAGGCCGATCGAAGACCGGGACGTGGTCCTGGACACGCGCTACGCGTATCCCGCCTATGGCCTGCCCTCGGCCGAAACCAACGAGGCGATCCGCAGCTGCGCGCGCCTGGAAGGCATGATGACCGACCCGGTATACGAGGGGAAATCGATGCAGGGCATGATGGACATCATCCGCAAAGGAGAAATCCCGGCAGGCTCCCGGGTCCTGTATGCGCACCTGGGAGGGGTGCCGGCGATCAACGCCTACAGCTTTCTCTACCGCAACGGATAGGGGCGGGTACGGCGCCATGGGCTGGCCCTGCGGCGACCTGCGCTGACGGCGGCCCTAGGGGAATCGCCGATGGCGTGCCGGGCCCATTTTGATGTACATAAATTGTATACATGAAATGGCTTTACCGTTATTGTTGAGCCAGCCCTGCAATCCTTGCGCTGGCCCGCAAGCCCGGCACCCGCTCCCCGCCCATGACATCCTACGACACCACCCTTCCCTACCCCCGCGACCTGGTCGGCTACGGACGAAATCCGCCGCATGCGCGATGGCCCGGTAACGCGCGGATTGCGGTGCAGTTCGTGCTGAATTACGAGGAAGGCGGCGAGAACTGCGTGCTCCACGGAGACCCGGGGTCCGAGCAGTTCCTGTCCGAAATGTTCAATCCGGCCAGCTATCCGGAACGGCATATCAGCATGGAGGGCATCTACGAATACGGCTCGCGCGCGGGCGTGTGGCGCATCCTGCGCGAATTCGAGAAGCGGCAATTGCCCCTGACCGTCTTCGGCGTCGGCATGGCGCTGCAGCGCCACCCCGAACTCACCGCCGCGTTCACGGAACTGGGCCATGAAATCGCGTGCCACGGCTGGCGCTGGATCCATTACCAGAACGTGGACGAGACCACCGAGCGCGAGCACATGCGCCTGGGCATGGACGCCATCACCACGCTGACCGGCACGCGCCCGCTGGGCTGGTACACCGGGCGCGACAGCCCCCGCACGCGCCGGCTGGTGGCGGACTACGGCGGGTTCGAGTATGACAGCGACTATTACGGCGACGACCTGCCCTTCTGGATGCAGGTGCAAAAAACCGACGGCACGGTCGTGCCGCAACTCATCGTGCCCTACACCCTGGACTGCAATGACATGCGGTTTGCGCTGCCGCAGGGTTACTCGCATGCCGAGCCCTTCTTCCAGTACTTGAAGGACAGCTTCGACGCGCTCTACGCCGAGGGCGACGAAGCGCCCAAGATGCTCAGCATCGGCATGCACTGCCGCCTGCTGGGCCGGCCCGGACGCATCACCGCGCTGCAGCGCTTCCTGGACCACATCGCGCGTCACGACCGCGTCTGGGTATGCCGCAGGCTGGACATCGCGCGGCACTGGAAAAGCGCGCATCCCTATTCTCCCGCCAGTTGACCAGGATGAACATGGCCCACACCCTAGCCCGACTCAACACCGCAACGTCCGCCGAGGCGGAGTCCCTGCTCGGCGACCTGTACCCGCACTCGACCTGGGTAGCGGCGCAAGCCGTCCAGTCGCGTCCTTTCCGCTCGATCGCCGACCTGCGCCAGCGCCTGCGGCAAACCGTGGACGGCGCAAGCCCGGACGCCCGGCTGGCGCTCGTGCGCGCCCAGCCGCAACTGGCGCAATTGCCGGGCAGCCGCCCCGAAGAGACCGATCGCCTTGCGCAATTCAACGCCGACTACACGACCCGTTTCGGATTTCCGCCCATCGCCGCCCCGCGCGGAGCGCGCGGCACGGAACTGAACGGCGCCGAGCTTCTGGACGACCTCGCGCGGCGGCTGGACAACCCGCCCGAGGCTGAACTGGAGGAGGCGCTACGCCACCTTCATCGCATCGCCGAGCTCCGCCTGCACGAGCAATTCGGTGAGCCCGCGCTGGGCAATGACATCTGGGACTGGCAAGAGCGGCTCAGCGCGCACAGCGATCCCGGCTACGCCGAAAAAGGCCAGCTCACCGTCACGTACCTGACCGACGCGCACCGCGCCTGCGCGCAGCGCATTTCGCACTGGATGCGGGAGTGCGGCTTCGATGAGGTCGCGATCGACGCGGTGGGCAACGTGGTGGGACGCTACCGCGCGGACCGTCCCGGCGCGCCCACCCTCATGACCGGCAGCCACTACGACACCGTGCGCAACGGCGGCAAGTACGACGGCAGGCTGGGGATCTTCGTGCCCATGGCCTGCGTGCGCGAGCTGCATCGCCAGGGCCGGCGCCTGCCCTTCGACCTGGAAGTGATCGGCTTCGCCGAAGAGGAAGGCCAGCGCTACCGGGCCGCGTTCCTGGGATCCGGCGCCCTCATCGGCGATTTCAAGCCCGAGTGGCTGGACCAGAAGGACGCCGGCGGCATCACCATGCGCGAAGCCATGGTGCACGCGGGACTGTGCATCGACGATATCCCGAAGCTGCGGCGCGACCCCGCCCGCTACCTGGGCTTCATCGAAGTGCATATCGAACAAGGACCGGTGCTGTACGAGCTGGGATTGCCTCTGGGCATCGTCACCTCCATCAACGGCAGCGTGCGTTACCAGGCGCAGATCTTCGGCATGGCCAGCCATGCCGGCACCACGCCCATGGACCGCCGCCGCGATGCGGCCGTGGCCGCCGCCGAACTCGCCCTGTTCGTCGAAAGACGCGCCGCGCTTGATGCCGACTCCGTGGGCACGATCGGCATGCTCGAAGTGCCCAGCGGCTCGATCAACGTGGTGCCGGGCGAATGCCGCTTCAGTCTGGACCTGCGCGCCCCCAGCGACCCGCAGCGCGATGCGCTGGTCAATGACGTGCTGGCCGAACTGGCCGCCATCTGCCAGCGGCGCGGCCTGCGCTACGCGCTGGAAGAAACCATGCGCGTCGCCGCCGCGCCCAGCGACCCGGCCTGGCAGCAACGCTGGGAACGCGCGGTGGAGGCGCTGGGCGTACCCGTGTACCGCATGCCCAGCGGCGCCGGACACGATGCCATGAAACTGCACGAAGTCATGCCTCAAGCCATGCTGTTCGTGCGCGGGCAGAACGCCGGCATCAGCCACAATCCCCGCGAATCCACCACCAGCGACGACATCCAGCTGGCCGCGCTTGCGATGCAAGGCCTGCTCGACGCGCTCGCCAATGAAACCACTACGCAAAAACCATGACCGACTACGCCCGACTCGACGCCTGGGTTGACGCCCACTTTGATGAAGAAGTCCGCTTCCTGCAGGAACTGGTGCGCGTGCCCACCGACACGCCGCCCGGCAACAACGCGCCCCACGCCGAGCGCACCGCCGAACTGCTGCAAGGCTTCGGCCTGCAGGCCGAGGCCCATCCCGTGCCCGCCCAGGACGTCCGCGATTACGGGATGCAATCCATCACCAACCTGATCGTGCGCCGCGAGTACGGCGACGGCGGGCGCCGCGTGGCGCTCAATGCCCATGGCGACGTGGTGCCTCCCGGCGATGGCTGGACGCATGATCCCTATGGCGCCGAAATCGAAAACGGCAGCCTGTATGGCCGCGCCGCCGCCGTCAGCAAAAGCGACTTCGCCAGCTTCACGTTCGCCGTGCGCGCGCTGGAGGCGGTGGCCCGCCCCATTCATGGCGCGGTCGAACTGCACTTCACCTACGACGAGGAATTCGGCGGGCTGATGGGACCGGGCTGGCTGCTCCAGCAAGGCCTGACCAAGCCCGACCTGATGATCGCGGCCGGCTTCAGCTATGAAGTCGTGACGGCCCACAATGGCTGCCTGCAAATGGAAGTGACGGTGCATGGCAGGATGGCGCACGCGGCCATCCCCAGCAGCGGCGTGGACGCGTTGCAAGGCGCGGTCAAGATCCTCACCGCCCTGTACGCGCAGAACGCGCTCTACCGGGAGGTCACCTCCCAGGTGCCGGGGATTTCCCACCCCTACCTGAACGTAGGGCGAATCGAAGGCGGCACCAACACCAACGTGGTGCCCGGCAAGGTCAGTTTCAAGCTGGACCGGCGCATGATTCCCGAGGAAAACGCCGCCGAGGTCGAAGCCGACATCCGCCGGATCATCCAGGAGGCGGCCGCCTCGACGCCAGGCATCCACATCGACATCAAGCGCTTGCTGCTGGCCAATTCCATGCGCCCCCTGCCTGGCAACCAGCCGCTGGTGCAGGCCATCCAGAAGCACGGCGAGGAACTGTTCGGCGAACCGATACCCGCCATGGGCACGCCGCTGTATACGGACGTGCGCCTCTACGCCGAAGCCGGCATCCCCGGCGTGATCTACGGCGCGGGGCCGCGCACCGTGCTGGAGTCGCATGCCAAGCGCAGCGACGAGCGCGTGGTGCTGGAAGACCTGCGCCGCGCGACCAAGGTGATCGCGCGCACGCTGGCCGACCTGCTCAAGCCCGTCTGACCGCGCACGGCGCTACGCCAGCCGCATCACGCGGCGCCAGAACAGCACCGCCACCATCGCAAAAACGGCAAGCCCCAGGTAAGAAGCCGTCCGCGCGAAACCCTCGCCCACAAGCGCCAGCGGCGCCTCCGTGCCGCTGGCGCCGATGATGGCCGCCATCAGCACGCCCACCAGGCTCTCGCCCACGATCAGGCCGGAGGCGATCAGCACTCCGCGCCGGTTGGCCGCGTCGGCGAACTTCTCGTAAGGCTGGCCGGCGGCCGCGGCGCGGCGGCGCAAGGCTCCCTCCAGCAACCAGGCCAGCACCGCGCCCGCCACGATGGGCGCCGCGACGGTCGGCGGCAGGTAGATGCCGATGCCCACCGCCAGCACCGGAATGCGCGCCACGCGGCAGGTGCGCTTCATGATTTCGTCCACCGCGATCAGGCCGACGCCCACGGCCATGCCGATCAGGATCATGGTCCAGTTCAACTGGTGGGTGAAGATGCCGCGCGCAATCGCCAGCATCAGCGTCGCCTGTGGCGCGGACAGGGCCTGCGCCGGGTCCATGCCCGCGCGTGGCATCGAATCCGCAAAACCGTAGGCGTTGTACAGCAGTTCGAGCACCGGCGAGATCACCGCCGCGCCCACCACGCAGCCGATCAGCAGCGCCACCTGCTGGCGCCACGGGGTGGCGCCCACCAGCCAGCCCGTCTTCAGGTCCTGCAGGTTGTCATTGGAAATGGAGGCGACCGCCACCACGGCCGACGTGCTGAAGATCGCCAGTGCGATCGCCAGCTGGACACCGTTCTGCACCGCCAGCAATTCGCCGCCCAGCGCCAGCATCAGCACGGACACCAGCACGATGGCCACGATGCCCACGCCGGAGATCGGGCTGGTCGACGACCCCACCAGCCCGGCCATGTAGCCGCAGGCGGCGGCCACCAGGAAGCCGAACACGAAAGCGAACAGCACCGCGTAGGTCACCAGCTTCCAGATGGCGCCCGCCGACAGCGGCACGCCCGACAGGAACACCTGGAAGGTGACGACAAGAACGGCCACCAGCACCAGCGTGACCACCGAGATCCAGCCCGCGGACAGGTCGCGCTCGGTGCGCGGGGCCAGACCCGCGCGCGCCGCGCCCGCCTTGGTCAAGGCCGAGAACGAAGCCTTCACCCCGCGCGCCATCGGCACGAACAGCGTCGCCAGCGTCCAGATGGCGCCCACGCCGATCACGCCCGCGCCGATGAAACGCACCTGCGACGACCACAGGCCCGTGGCGTATTGCTCCAGCGTCTGGCCGGCGGGCATGTCGCCCATGGCGGTCAGGATCGGCACCGCGATCCCCCAGGAGATGATCAAGCCCGTCAGCATGGCCAGGCCCGCGACAATGCCGATCAGGTAGCCGGCGCCCAGCAGCGCCAGCGAAAAACCCATCGGCAGCCGGAGCACGGCGCCGCCCAGCGCGAACCAGCCGCTGACGCTGTCGCCCAGCACCCGCAGGCCGCTGGCGGCAAAGCTGACCACGGCCGCCACGAGGCCGCCGGCAACGATGTCTCCCATGCCCGTCGCCGCGGCCTTGGCGGGCGCGTGGCCTTCGGCCTCGGAAGCGTCCTGGGCGCGCTCGGCGCTGCCGACCCGCAGGATCTCCGCCGCCGCGACGCCCTCCGGATAAGGCAGGTCGCTCTGCACCACCATCACATGACGCAGCGGGATGGTGAACATCACGCCCAGCATGCCGCCGGCCGCGCAGATGCCCAACGTCTGCCAGAAAGGAAAGCCCTGCCAGTGGCCCATCATGACCAGGGCCGGCAGGATGAAGATGATGGACGACAGCGTGCCCGCGGCCGAGGCCTGCGTCTGCACCATATTGTTTTCAAGGATGTTGGCGTCCTTGAACAGGCGCAGCACGGACATCGAGATCACCGCCGCCGGGATGGCGGACGAAAACGTCAGGCCGACCTTCAGCCCCAGAAACACATTGGAGGCCGTGAAGATGACCGTGATCAAGGCCCCCAGCAGGACGCCGCGGAACGTCAGTTCCGGCAAGGTGACCTCCGCGGGAATGCGGATGGGTTGGGTCATGGAATTCTCCCTATCTGATAGGCGCGAATTCTAGCGCCTGGACGTCCACCACGTGGTCACCACCCGTAAGCACCGTTCCACGGTAGAACCTGCCGCAGCTCGAAAACCTGACAACAGATTATGCTGAAACCTGGGGATTCCTCCCAAGATTTTGATTACTCATGCCTCGGGCAAGGGTCTAGCATGGGAGGTAAAACCGGAGACAACATCACAATGCGCGACGCCAGCCAGCCCCTTCCCGGCCACGCCCCCCAAGACGACGCCGATCCCGCCGAAACCGCCGAATGGCGCGACGCCCTGCAGTCGCTGGTGCAGGCCGAAGGGACCGCGCGGGCGGGCTATGTGCTGGACAGCCTGCTGGGCCACGCCGCCTCGCTGGGCCTGCGGGCCAACAGCCAGACGCGCACCGCCTACCTGAACACCATCCCCGCCGACCAGGAACCCGCCTTCCCGGGCAACCTGGCGGTCGAAGAGCGGATCGCCCGGATCAACCGCTGGAACGCGCTGGCCATGGTGGTGCGCGCCAACCTGGCGCACGGTGAGCTGGGCGGCCACATCGCCAGCTACGCGTCGGCCGCTGACCTGTTCGAAGTGGGCTTCAACCATTTCTTCCGCGCGCGCACGCCGGACAGCCCCGGCGATATCGTCTACATGCAGCCGCATTCGGCGCCCGGGGTCTACGCCCGCGCCTACCTTGAAGGCTTCCTGGGCGAAGACGATCTGGCGCACTTTCGCCAGGAGATCACCGCGACCTCCCGCGGCCTGCGCGGCCTGTCGTCGTACCCCCATCCCTGGCTGATGCCGGACTTCTGGCAGTTCCCCACGGGCTCCATGGGCATCGGGCCGATCAATGCCATCTACCAGGCGCGCTTCATGCGCTACCTGGAGCACCGCTCGCTGGTGCCCGGCGCGGATCGCAAGGTCTGGGGCATTTTCGGCGACGGCGAAATGGACGAGCCCGAATCCATCGCCGCGCTGACGCTGGCCGCCCGCGAAAAACTGGACAACCTGATCTTCGTCGTCAACTGCAACCTGCAGCGGCTGGACGGCCCGGTGCGCGGCAACGGCCGCATCATCGACGAGCTGGAAACGCTGTACGCCGGCGCGGGCTGGAACGTCATCAAGCTGGTCTGGGGCAGCGACTGGGACGCCTTGCTGCGGCGGGATACCGGCGGCGCGCTGGCCCGCGCCTTCGCCAATACCGTGGATGGCCAGTTCCAGACTTTCGCGGCCAACGACGGCGCCTTCAACCGCGCCCACTTCTTCAACCAGAATCCCGAACTGGCCGCCCTGGTGGCCGACTGGTCCGACGACGCCATCGACCGCCTGCACCGGGGCGGCCACGACATGGTGAAGATCCACGCGGCCTATCACCGCGCCGCCCGGCACCGCGGCCAGCCCACCGTCATCCTGGCGCAGACCAAGAAGGGTTTCGGCATGGGCTCGGCCGGCCAGGGCAAGATGACCACGCATCAGCAAAAGAAGCTGGACGACGTGGCGCTGCTGGCCTTCCGCGACCGCTTCGCGCTGCCGATATCGGACGCCGACTGCCTCGCGCTGAAGTTCTACCGCCCCGCCGAGGACAGCGCCGAAATGCGTCATCTGCAGGCGCGCCGCGCCGCGCTGGGCGGCCACATCCCCCGGCGCCATTCGGAGGCCCCGCGCCTGACGCCGCCGGACGTGGAGCAGTGGGCGCGCTTCGCGCTGGCCGCCGACGGCAAGGAGATGTCGTCCACCATGGCCATCGTCCGCATGCTGACGGCGCTGCTCAAGGACGGCGCCGTAGGGCCGCGCATCGTGCCCATCGTGGCGGACGAGGCGCGCACCTTCGGCATGGCCAACCTGTTCCGCCAGATCGGCATCTACTCCGCGCAGGGCCAGCTCTATGAGCCCGAGGACATCGGCTCGGTGCTGTACTACCGCGAAGCCCGCGACGGCCAGATCCTGGAAGAAGGCATCACCGAGGCCGGCGCAATCTCGTCATGGACGGCGGCCGGCACCAGCTACTCGGTCAATGGCCTGCCCATGCTGCCCTTCTACATCTACTACTCGATGTTCGGCTTCCAGCGCATCGGCGACCTGATCTGGGCCGCCGCCGACCAGCGCACGCGCGGCTTCCTCATCGGCGCAACGTCCGGCCGCACCACGCTGGGCGGCGAAGGCCTGCAGCACCAGGACGGCTCCAGCCACATCATGGCCGCCGCCGTGCCCAATTGCCGCGCCTACGATCCGGCCTACGCCTACGAGGTCGCCGTCATCGTCGAACACGGCATGCGCCGCATGCTGGACGAGCAACGCGACGAATTCTTCTACCTGACCGTCACCAACGAAAACCTGGCGCAGCCCGACATGCCGCAGGACCCCGCCGTGCGCGAAGGCATCCTGCGCGGCCTGTACCGGCTGCGGCCGGCGCGCCGCGATGCCCAGGTGCGCCTGCTGGGCGCCGGCCCAATGCTGCGCGAGGCCGAAATGGCCGCCACCCGCCTGCAGGATGACTACGGCGTGGACGCCGAGGTCTGGAGCGTGACCAGTTTTTCCGAACTGGCCCGCGACGGCCGGCAGGCCGAGCGCGCCCGCGTGCTGGGGCTGGAAGACGGCGCCAGCGCCGACTGGGTCCGCGCCTGCCTGGGCGCAAGCGACGCCCCGGTGATCGCCGCCAGCGACTACGTGCGCGCCGTGCCCGAACAGATCCGCGCCTGGGTTCCCGCGCCCTACCGCACGCTGGGCACCGACGGTTTCGGCCGTAGCGACACCCGCGCGCAGCTGCGCGACTTCTTCGAGGTCAGCGCGGATTGGATCGTGCTGTACGCGCTGGACAGCCTGGGCAGGCAGGATGACGCCCGGACGCTGCGCCAGAAACTGAACGCGGACAGCCGCCAGGCGCCGCCCTGGGAGATGTAGGCTCCCCCAATCCGCCATCGTCCATCCGGCTCATCCTGCGCGGCGCTTTTTTGATTAAAAGCGAATGCTCGCTGCACTGCAGCAACCAAGCGCCCGCGCTTTCTGGTGAAATACGGATGTTCCCCAAGCATTTCGCAAAAAATACGGCGGGCCGCGAGCCCGCCTTTTGTCATCTCCGTTTCTTTTTCAGTTAGTGCCTCTGAGGCCCCGATCCATGGACGAAACTCTCACCAAAATGGCGCTGGATTACCACGCCTATCCCACCCCCGGCAAAATCTCGGTCACGCCGACCAAGACGCTGGCCAACCAGGACGACCTGTCGCTGGCCTACTCCCCCGGGGTCGCCGCGGCTTGCATGGCCATCTTCGACCAGGGCGACGACGCCGCGTCCAAGTACACCTCGCGCGGCAACCTGGTGGGTGTGATCACCAACGGCACCGCGGTCCTGGGCCTGGGCAACATTGGCCCCCTGGCCGCCAAGCCCGTGATGGAAGGCAAGGGCTGCCTGTTCAAGAAGTTCGCCGGCATCGACGTGTTCGACATCGAACTGGCCGAGAACGATCCGGACAAGCTGGTCGACATCATCGCGGCGCTGGAGCCCACGCTGGGCGGCGTCAACCTTGAGGACATCAAGGCGCCCGAGTGCTTCTACATCGAGAAGAAGCTGCGCGAGCGCATGAAGATCCCCGTCTTCCACGACGACCAGCACGGCACCGCCATCATCTCGTCGGCCGCC contains the following coding sequences:
- the mdeB gene encoding alpha-ketoglutarate dehydrogenase, with amino-acid sequence MRDASQPLPGHAPQDDADPAETAEWRDALQSLVQAEGTARAGYVLDSLLGHAASLGLRANSQTRTAYLNTIPADQEPAFPGNLAVEERIARINRWNALAMVVRANLAHGELGGHIASYASAADLFEVGFNHFFRARTPDSPGDIVYMQPHSAPGVYARAYLEGFLGEDDLAHFRQEITATSRGLRGLSSYPHPWLMPDFWQFPTGSMGIGPINAIYQARFMRYLEHRSLVPGADRKVWGIFGDGEMDEPESIAALTLAAREKLDNLIFVVNCNLQRLDGPVRGNGRIIDELETLYAGAGWNVIKLVWGSDWDALLRRDTGGALARAFANTVDGQFQTFAANDGAFNRAHFFNQNPELAALVADWSDDAIDRLHRGGHDMVKIHAAYHRAARHRGQPTVILAQTKKGFGMGSAGQGKMTTHQQKKLDDVALLAFRDRFALPISDADCLALKFYRPAEDSAEMRHLQARRAALGGHIPRRHSEAPRLTPPDVEQWARFALAADGKEMSSTMAIVRMLTALLKDGAVGPRIVPIVADEARTFGMANLFRQIGIYSAQGQLYEPEDIGSVLYYREARDGQILEEGITEAGAISSWTAAGTSYSVNGLPMLPFYIYYSMFGFQRIGDLIWAAADQRTRGFLIGATSGRTTLGGEGLQHQDGSSHIMAAAVPNCRAYDPAYAYEVAVIVEHGMRRMLDEQRDEFFYLTVTNENLAQPDMPQDPAVREGILRGLYRLRPARRDAQVRLLGAGPMLREAEMAATRLQDDYGVDAEVWSVTSFSELARDGRQAERARVLGLEDGASADWVRACLGASDAPVIAASDYVRAVPEQIRAWVPAPYRTLGTDGFGRSDTRAQLRDFFEVSADWIVLYALDSLGRQDDARTLRQKLNADSRQAPPWEM
- a CDS encoding Lrp/AsnC family transcriptional regulator, with the translated sequence MTAVFTLDRIDRQILRVLQQDAQITNLDLSARVHLSPAACLRRVEKLKSEGIIKKTVALLEPADVDMATLVIVGVVLDRSTPESFTDFEEAARGISGCLECHLVAGEFDYFLMLRIRDLERYNKLHAGEIIKLPGVRQIRTFFVLKEILSTTALPV
- the puuE gene encoding allantoinase PuuE, which encodes MTSYDTTLPYPRDLVGYGRNPPHARWPGNARIAVQFVLNYEEGGENCVLHGDPGSEQFLSEMFNPASYPERHISMEGIYEYGSRAGVWRILREFEKRQLPLTVFGVGMALQRHPELTAAFTELGHEIACHGWRWIHYQNVDETTEREHMRLGMDAITTLTGTRPLGWYTGRDSPRTRRLVADYGGFEYDSDYYGDDLPFWMQVQKTDGTVVPQLIVPYTLDCNDMRFALPQGYSHAEPFFQYLKDSFDALYAEGDEAPKMLSIGMHCRLLGRPGRITALQRFLDHIARHDRVWVCRRLDIARHWKSAHPYSPAS
- a CDS encoding OPT family oligopeptide transporter gives rise to the protein MTQPIRIPAEVTLPELTFRGVLLGALITVIFTASNVFLGLKVGLTFSSAIPAAVISMSVLRLFKDANILENNMVQTQASAAGTLSSIIFILPALVMMGHWQGFPFWQTLGICAAGGMLGVMFTIPLRHVMVVQSDLPYPEGVAAAEILRVGSAERAQDASEAEGHAPAKAAATGMGDIVAGGLVAAVVSFAASGLRVLGDSVSGWFALGGAVLRLPMGFSLALLGAGYLIGIVAGLAMLTGLIISWGIAVPILTAMGDMPAGQTLEQYATGLWSSQVRFIGAGVIGVGAIWTLATLFVPMARGVKASFSALTKAGAARAGLAPRTERDLSAGWISVVTLVLVAVLVVTFQVFLSGVPLSAGAIWKLVTYAVLFAFVFGFLVAAACGYMAGLVGSSTSPISGVGIVAIVLVSVLMLALGGELLAVQNGVQLAIALAIFSTSAVVAVASISNDNLQDLKTGWLVGATPWRQQVALLIGCVVGAAVISPVLELLYNAYGFADSMPRAGMDPAQALSAPQATLMLAIARGIFTHQLNWTMILIGMAVGVGLIAVDEIMKRTCRVARIPVLAVGIGIYLPPTVAAPIVAGAVLAWLLEGALRRRAAAAGQPYEKFADAANRRGVLIASGLIVGESLVGVLMAAIIGASGTEAPLALVGEGFARTASYLGLAVFAMVAVLFWRRVMRLA
- a CDS encoding 1-aminocyclopropane-1-carboxylate deaminase: MDLQRFPRHRLTFGDTPIEKLDRLSAHLGGKVEIYAKREDCNSGLAFGGNKLRKLEYLIPQALAQGCDTLVTIGGIQSNHTRMVAAVAAKLGLACVLVQENWVDYSDAVYDRVGNIMMSRLMGADVRLVDQGFDIGFRRSWEEALEDVKRRGGKPYAIPAGASDHELGGLGYVGFAEEVRRQEAGLGFKFDYIVVCAVTGSTQAGMVVGFAADGRADRVIGIDASATPDQTRAQILRIARRTADLVGLERPIEDRDVVLDTRYAYPAYGLPSAETNEAIRSCARLEGMMTDPVYEGKSMQGMMDIIRKGEIPAGSRVLYAHLGGVPAINAYSFLYRNG
- a CDS encoding M20 family metallopeptidase, with protein sequence MTDYARLDAWVDAHFDEEVRFLQELVRVPTDTPPGNNAPHAERTAELLQGFGLQAEAHPVPAQDVRDYGMQSITNLIVRREYGDGGRRVALNAHGDVVPPGDGWTHDPYGAEIENGSLYGRAAAVSKSDFASFTFAVRALEAVARPIHGAVELHFTYDEEFGGLMGPGWLLQQGLTKPDLMIAAGFSYEVVTAHNGCLQMEVTVHGRMAHAAIPSSGVDALQGAVKILTALYAQNALYREVTSQVPGISHPYLNVGRIEGGTNTNVVPGKVSFKLDRRMIPEENAAEVEADIRRIIQEAAASTPGIHIDIKRLLLANSMRPLPGNQPLVQAIQKHGEELFGEPIPAMGTPLYTDVRLYAEAGIPGVIYGAGPRTVLESHAKRSDERVVLEDLRRATKVIARTLADLLKPV
- a CDS encoding hydantoinase/carbamoylase family amidase — encoded protein: MAHTLARLNTATSAEAESLLGDLYPHSTWVAAQAVQSRPFRSIADLRQRLRQTVDGASPDARLALVRAQPQLAQLPGSRPEETDRLAQFNADYTTRFGFPPIAAPRGARGTELNGAELLDDLARRLDNPPEAELEEALRHLHRIAELRLHEQFGEPALGNDIWDWQERLSAHSDPGYAEKGQLTVTYLTDAHRACAQRISHWMRECGFDEVAIDAVGNVVGRYRADRPGAPTLMTGSHYDTVRNGGKYDGRLGIFVPMACVRELHRQGRRLPFDLEVIGFAEEEGQRYRAAFLGSGALIGDFKPEWLDQKDAGGITMREAMVHAGLCIDDIPKLRRDPARYLGFIEVHIEQGPVLYELGLPLGIVTSINGSVRYQAQIFGMASHAGTTPMDRRRDAAVAAAELALFVERRAALDADSVGTIGMLEVPSGSINVVPGECRFSLDLRAPSDPQRDALVNDVLAELAAICQRRGLRYALEETMRVAAAPSDPAWQQRWERAVEALGVPVYRMPSGAGHDAMKLHEVMPQAMLFVRGQNAGISHNPRESTTSDDIQLAALAMQGLLDALANETTTQKP